The genomic region TCCTCGCCCGCTCGACGGGGTTCCCGATCGCGGAGGTCCTCCTCCCCCGTCCCGTCGAGGAGCGGATGCTCCCCGATGACGGGGAGGCGTGGATCGAGGTCTGGGTCAAGGTGACGGAGGACATCGTCCACGGCCACACCGTCCAGCCCCAGATCCGGTTGTGGTGGTCGGAGGGCGATGCGGGGGGGACGATCGAGCTCACCGACGGCGTCGCCGACACGTTTGTGGTGGACGAGAGCTTCGGTGCTCAAGGCCTTCCCGGCCCCGAGGGTGGGGTCCTCAACCCGGGCGATGTGTTCCTCGTCGCCGAGGCCGAGGTGTGGGATACCCCCGACGTCAACGCACACCAGATGTACGTCGTTTCGGTGCGCGTGGATGGTCCGCGGGAGCTTATCTGGACCGTGGACATCAACAACGGGGTCACCCGGATCGAGGTTCCGGCGGGGGTGGAGGTCCAGCTCCCGGAGCCGGCGTTCGTCGCCTACGACACCTACGATGAAGTGCGGCCAGGGCCGGTCCGGCTGTGGGTGACCGTGCCGCCGACGTTCCTCCCCGTGGAGCCGGTGCGGGTCGCCCCGAGCTGGGCGGTCACCGTGCGCGAGGGGGCCCAGGGCCCTCAGGCAGGGTCGTTCGCGTTCTCCGATCCCCTCCCGGATACGGTGGTGGCCGCCGGGCTGGAGTCGTTGACCGTGAGCGTGCCCGATGCGGGGCGCGTGCTCACCGTTGTCCCGGCCACCCTCGCTTACTCGACCCTCACCCTCACCGACGCCGACCGGAACCAGACGCCCATCCGGCTCGATCAGCTTGAACTCGGGGCTCGGGGGACGGTCTCCTCCCAGATCACCGCGCTCGAGCTCTACGACACAGGGGGGAGGTTCCTCGGCTTCACGGATGGGATCAAGCCTCTGCCCCTTTTCACGCCGGCGGGGAAGCCGATCCTCCTCTCGGATGACGGTTCGTTCTCGCTCGTCACGACGCTCTCCCTGGGCGGGAAGATGCCACTGGGGGGGAGCCTCCTCCTTGCCCACCGGGTGAAGGTTGAGGAGGCCCTGCCGTACGACTGGCTGTACAACTCCGCTGCGCTGACGAAGTTCGCCGGCGTGCAGGAGGTCGTGCCGGCGAAGGCGATCTTCTTTGGGCAGCCCAAGATCCAGCTCGCCGCTGTCGGATCGACGGTCGAGATCACGACCGACGGGGAGACGGTGGGCGTGTTCCAGGGCGTGCTCAGGTACACCCCGCGGGAGCCCCTCTCTCTGGAGGAGGTGTCCCTGCAGCTCATCGCCGAGCCCCCCTACCGGATCACCCAAGAATCGCTCGACCGGGAGAAGGGTGAACTCACGTTCCGGGTTGAGGCAGCGCGGGCCCAAGCGCGGGCGGGGAAGCTCGTCACGGTCCAGCTGGTCGTGGGCCGCGTCGCGGATCCAGCGGTGGAGGTGGCGGTTGAGCTCACGTCTGTGAAGCTCATCGACTGGGCGGGGATCGAGCTCCCGTTCACCTTGAGCCCGGGGAAGGCCACGATCAGCCTCACCGCCGTCACCCTCGGCCTGGAACAGGTGGAGGGCGCGCTCCGCATCACCGCGGACAGCGCGGTCATCGGGACCCTTGGGGGGGCCTTCACCTACGAAGCTGGGCAGCCGCTCTCGTTCACCCGTGTCGCCTCCCCTGAACCGTACGCAGTGGCGGCGTTCGATCCCCAGGCCGGGGTTGTCTCGTTCCGGACCGCGCTCATCCCGGGGAACGCCCCCGCGTCAGGGGAGATCCTCGTGGCGGCGTTCGCGGCGGGGGGGAAGGTAGCGGTGAAGCTCGAGATCGCTGAGCTCCTCGATGCCCAGGGGAAGCCGTACCCGTTCGCTCTGCCCGTGGATGCGGTGGAGGTGGGCCCGTAGGGGGCCTATAATCGCGAGGTGGGTCCCATCGTCTAGGGGTCGAGGATACCGGGCTCTCATCCCGGAGACAGGGGTTCAAATCCCCTTGGGACCAGAGTGAGGGGCGCTGCGTGGGCGGCGCTCTTTTTCTGTCAGCCGATGAGGGATCCGATCTTCCCCTGGACGGCGGAAAGGAGGGATCCCTCGCGGTCCGCGCGGTAGACGACGATCGGGAGCCCGTGGTCGGCGGCGATCGCCACCGCGGCCCCATCCAGTACCCGCAGCCCCCGCGCCAGGTACTCGCGGGGGGTGAGCCGGGGGAGGGGCCGCGCCGTGGGGTCCACCTTGGGGTCAGCTTCGTACACCCCATCCACCTTGGAGCCCTTGAGGACGACCTCGGCCCCCACGGCGAGGGCGCGGATCACCGCCGCCGTGTCCGTGGTCACGAACGGGTTCCCGGTGCCAGCGGCGAACAGGACGACGTGACCGGCCTCGAGCGCGGCGCGGGCCTGCCAGGGGTTCACCTCCTCCGCCACCCCGGGGCAAGGGAGGGCCGACAAGAGGAGGGACTGGACCCCCACTTCATTCAGGGCCTCGCGGAGGGCGACCCCGTTGATGAGGGTCCCCAGCATCCCGATCGCGTGGCCTGCTGTGGGCGGGAGGTGGGGGAGGGCCGAGCCGCGGGCGACGTTCCCCCCCCCGGTGACGACCCCCAGCTCGACCCCGGCCCCGCGGGCCGCCTTGATCTCGCTCGCGCAGAAACGAAGGCCCCCTGCGTCGAGGGGGCCGTCCGGTCCGGCGAGGAGCTCGCCCGACAGCTTCACCAGCGCCCGGCGGTAGCGAAGGCTCACCCCACGCCCACCTCGAACCGTGCGAATCGGCGGATGACGACCGGCTCCCCGAGCTTGGCCCCGAGGTCGGCGAGGAGGTCCTCCACCTTCAGCGCCGGGTCCCGCACGTAGGGTTGCTTCAGGAGGCAGGTCTCCTCGTAGAACTTCTGGAGCCGGCCCTCCACGATCTTGTCCACGATGTGGGGGGGCTTCCCCTCCTTCTCCGCCTTCGTGCGCTGCACCTCCCGCTCCGCGGCCACCGCCTCGGGGGGAACATCCTCCGGGCTCACCCAGCGCGGCTTGGCCGCCGCGATCTGCATCGCGAGGTTGCGGATGAACTCACGGAACGCCTCCGAATTCGCGGCGAAGTCGGTGGAGGTGTTCACCTCGAGGAGGACGCCCACTTTCCCCGAGTGGTGGACGTAGGCCTCGACCCGACCCTCCTTCGCCTCGCGGGATTGGCTCGCCAGGAATTCCTTCCCCTCCATGCGGAGGATCGTCTTCGCCTTCTCCAGGTCCCCGCCCGCCTTGGCGAGGGCCTCCTTGCAATCCACGATCCCGATCCCGGTGTCGGCGCGGAGGCGCTTCACCAGTTCCAAGTTGACGTCCGCCATCATTCCTTCCCTTCCTCTCCCGCCAGTTCCTCCCACATCTCCATGAGGTGGGTGTCCGTCTCCACGTTCAAGAGCTCCGGCTCCGGCATCCCCTGCGGTTCGCCCGGCTCGGCCGGGGCCGGCTCCGCCGTCTGCAGTCCCTCCCGCCCCTCGATCACCGCGTCGGCGATGCGGGCGGTGATGAGGCGGGTGGACTTGATCGCGTCATCGTTGCCGGGGATCGGGTAGTCCACCATGTCCGGGTCGGAATCCGTGTCGCAGATGGCGACGATGGGGATGCCGAGGAGGTTCGCCTCCCGCACCGCGTGGACCTCGACGGTGGGATCAATGAGGTACACCGCCCCGGGCAGCCGGTCCAGGGTGCGCAGGCCATCGAGGTTCCGCCGCAGGTAGTTGAGCTCCTTCTCCAGCTTGATCCGTTCCTTGAGCGGGAGACGCTCGTACTTTCCTTCCGCGAAGTTCCGCTCCAGCTCCAGCATGTGCAGGATGCGGCGGCGGATGACCTCGAAGTTGGTGAGGCAACCTCCGATCCAGCGCTGGTTCGTGTACGGGCTCCCGCACCGCTTGGCCTCCTCCTCGATCGTGGGTTGGACCTGTCGCTTCGTCCCCACGAACAGGATGGGCTTGCCCTGCGCGGACTGGCTCCGCACGAACTCGTAGGCGCGCTCGAACAGGTCGAGGGTCTGCCCGAGGTCAATGATGTGAATGCCCTTCCGTTCAGTATAGATGTAACGGGCCATCTTGGGGTTCCATTTTCGGGTCCGGTGCCCGAAGTGGACCCCGGCCTCCAAAAGATCCTTCATCGAGAGAAGCGCCAAACTACCTCCTCCTTTCGCCACATGGGGCCGTGAGTATGGGGCCAAGTATAGCCCCCCAATTCGCGCTGGGCAATGCACGTCGGGGACTGGCGGGGGCGCTCGCTGGGGAGGTATGATCGGGCCGTGGCCGACCGAGGTGAAGAGGGGATTCTCCACGTCCCGCGCAACGAGGAGGCGGAGCAGCTCGTCCTGGGAGCGGCGCTCCTCGAGCCCGACGAGGTCATCCCCACGGTGGCCGATCGCCTCAAGCCCGAGCACTTCTACTTCCGGGCCCATCAGATCATCTACCGCACCCTCCTTGACCTGTTCGAGGAGGGCGAGCACGCGGACGCCGTGGCGGTGGCGAACCGCCTCGAGGAGAGGGGGCAGCTCGCCAAGGTGGGAGGTCGGAGCTACCTTGGGGAGATGATGGGCCGGGTCACGACGATCACCGCGGTGGACCACTATGCGGGGATCATCGAGGACAAGGCCCTCCGGCGCTGGCTGATCGAGGCGGGGGGGAAGGTGTCCGAGCTCGCCCAGCAGGAGGACCTCCCGCTGGAGGGGGTGATGGATCGGGCGGAGGAGGCGGTGTTCGCCATCGCCGAGCGCCGGTCCGCTCCCAGCTTCCACTCCCTGCGCGAGTTCCTGGACGACCATCTGGAGATGCTGATGGAGGTCCACAAGGACCCCCACCGGCGGCCGGTAGCGGCCCTGTCCACCGGGTTTGAGGAGTTCGACGCCCTCACGTCCGGCCTGCGGAGGTCGGACCTCATCGTGCTCGCGGGTCGGCCGGGGACGGGCAAGACCTCGCTCGCGCTGGGGATCGTCCGCCATGCCGCGATCGTGGAGAAGAAAAAGGTTGGCCTGTTCTCGCTCGAGATGACGAAGGAGCAGATCCTGGAGCGCCTGCTCTGCGCGGAAGCCCAGGTGGACCTGCAGCGGCTGCGCGATGGGTACCTCCCCGCCGCGAAGTGGGGGCTCATCGCTGAGGCCGCGGGACGGCTCCACGATGCGGTGATCCTCGTGGATGATGCATCCACGGCCTCGGTCCTCTCCATCAAGGCCAAGGCGCGGCAGATGATGAGGAGGCACGATGGGCTGGACCTGGTGGTGGTGGACTACCTCCAGCTCGTGGAGGCGGGGATCAAGAGCGATGTGCGGGAACAGCAGATCGCCTACATCTCGCGGGCCCTGAAGGCGCTCGCCCGCGAGCTCGAGGTGCCGGTGATCGCCTGTTCCCAGCTCAATCGGGCCGTGGAGCGACGGGAGTCCAAGCGCCCCCAGCTCTCCGATCTCCGCGAGTCGGGGGCGATTGAACAGGACGCTGACCTGGTGGTGTTCATCTACCGGCCCGACTACTACGACGACCCCGATCAAACGGGGCCAGTGGCGGAGACGGAGATCATCATCGCCAAACAGAGGAACGGCCCGCTCGGGAAGTTCCGCCTCATGTTCCACAAGAGCTCGGCCACGTTCTACTCCCCGACCAAGCAGGGGGAGGTCGTGCCGTTCTAGAGATCGCGGGGAAAGGAGGGACGTTGATTCCGCAGGAGCTCCGGTACACGAAGGATCATGAATGGGTCCGCCTGGAGGGCGACAAGGCGCGGGTGGGGATCACCGAACACGCCCAGAAACAGCTGGGGGACATCGTGTTCGTTGAGCTCCCCCCCGTGGGGGTGGTGGGACGGCGTGGGGACCGCCTGGCGACCGTGGAGTCGGTGAAGGCGGTGGGGGAGGTGTTCGCCCCCCTCAGCGGGGAGGTGGTGGAGGTCAATGCTGCCCTCCCCGGGTCCCCCGACCTCGTGAACAAGGATCCCTACGGCGAGGGGTGGCTGTTCGCGATCCGGGTCGCCGCGCCCATGGAAACGGGTGAGCTCCTCGATGCCGCCAGCTATGAAGCGCTCGTGAAGGGCAGCGGATGAACCCCTACCTCCCCCACACCGCGGCCGACATCCGGGCGATGCTGGAGGCGATCGGCGTCCCCGACGTGGACGCCCTGTTCTCCGATGTCCCGGCTGCGGTCCGGGATCGGTACCGGCCCGTCGGGCTCCCCCCCCACGACGAGCTTTGGGTGCAGCGGCACCTCACCGGCCTCGCCGAGCGGTCCACCGGCCGGAGGCTGATCCCGTTCCTCGGGGGTGGGTTGTACGACCACTACATCCCGCCCGTGGTCGGCCACATCCTCTCCCGGTCCGAGCTCTCCACCGCCTACACCCCCTACCAACCCGAGGTCTCGCAGGGGACCCTGACCTGGATGTTTGAGTACCAGACCATGATCTGCGAGCTCACGGGGATGGAGGTGGCCAATGCCTCGCTGTACGACGGGGCCACTGCGCTCGCCGAGGCTGTGCTGATGGCCCATCGCGCTACAGGGGGGAAGAGGATCCTCGTCCCGCGCTCCCTCCACCCCCGTGCCCGGGAAGTCCTCGCCACCTACGCGTGGGGGGCTGGCCTCACCCTCCACGAGGTCCCCTACGACGAGGACGGCCGGCTCGCCCTCGAGGGGATCCCGGACGGGGCGTGCGCGCTCATCGTCCAGCAGCCGAACGCGCTCGGGGTCCTCGAGGACCTCACCGGGCTGAAGGATCGTCTGGGGAAGGCGTTCCTCATCGCGCATGCGAACCCGATCCCCCTCGCCGTGATCGAGCCGCCGGGCTCGTTCGGGGCGGACGTGGTGGTGGGGGAGGGACAGCCTCTTGGGAACCCGCTTTCCTTCGGGGGGCCCCTCCTCGGGTTCTTCGCGACGCGGATGGCCCACCTGAGGCGGATGCCGGGCCGCGTATCGGGCCAGACGCGCGATGTGGACGGGAAGACGGGGTACGTGATGACCTTCCAGACCCGCGAGCAGCACATCCGGCGCGAGGGGGCGACGTCGAACATCTGCACCAACTCCGCCCTCTGCGCCCTCGCGGCCACGGTGTACCTCGCCGCGATGGGGCAGGAGGGGCTGAAGCGGGTAGCGCTCCTGTCGTTTGAGCGGGCCCATGGCCTTGCGGCGCGGATCGCGCGCGTCCCCGGGTACCAGCTTGCGTTCGCGGGGCCGTTCTTCCACGAGTTCGTGGTGCGGTGCG from Candidatus Bipolaricaulis anaerobius harbors:
- a CDS encoding uridine monophosphate kinase, giving the protein MSLRYRRALVKLSGELLAGPDGPLDAGGLRFCASEIKAARGAGVELGVVTGGGNVARGSALPHLPPTAGHAIGMLGTLINGVALREALNEVGVQSLLLSALPCPGVAEEVNPWQARAALEAGHVVLFAAGTGNPFVTTDTAAVIRALAVGAEVVLKGSKVDGVYEADPKVDPTARPLPRLTPREYLARGLRVLDGAAVAIAADHGLPIVVYRADREGSLLSAVQGKIGSLIG
- the gcvH gene encoding glycine cleavage system protein GcvH, which gives rise to MIPQELRYTKDHEWVRLEGDKARVGITEHAQKQLGDIVFVELPPVGVVGRRGDRLATVESVKAVGEVFAPLSGEVVEVNAALPGSPDLVNKDPYGEGWLFAIRVAAPMETGELLDAASYEALVKGSG
- the rpsB gene encoding 30S ribosomal protein S2, whose translation is MALLSMKDLLEAGVHFGHRTRKWNPKMARYIYTERKGIHIIDLGQTLDLFERAYEFVRSQSAQGKPILFVGTKRQVQPTIEEEAKRCGSPYTNQRWIGGCLTNFEVIRRRILHMLELERNFAEGKYERLPLKERIKLEKELNYLRRNLDGLRTLDRLPGAVYLIDPTVEVHAVREANLLGIPIVAICDTDSDPDMVDYPIPGNDDAIKSTRLITARIADAVIEGREGLQTAEPAPAEPGEPQGMPEPELLNVETDTHLMEMWEELAGEEGKE
- a CDS encoding translation elongation factor Ts, producing the protein MADVNLELVKRLRADTGIGIVDCKEALAKAGGDLEKAKTILRMEGKEFLASQSREAKEGRVEAYVHHSGKVGVLLEVNTSTDFAANSEAFREFIRNLAMQIAAAKPRWVSPEDVPPEAVAAEREVQRTKAEKEGKPPHIVDKIVEGRLQKFYEETCLLKQPYVRDPALKVEDLLADLGAKLGEPVVIRRFARFEVGVG
- the dnaB gene encoding replicative DNA helicase, which gives rise to MADRGEEGILHVPRNEEAEQLVLGAALLEPDEVIPTVADRLKPEHFYFRAHQIIYRTLLDLFEEGEHADAVAVANRLEERGQLAKVGGRSYLGEMMGRVTTITAVDHYAGIIEDKALRRWLIEAGGKVSELAQQEDLPLEGVMDRAEEAVFAIAERRSAPSFHSLREFLDDHLEMLMEVHKDPHRRPVAALSTGFEEFDALTSGLRRSDLIVLAGRPGTGKTSLALGIVRHAAIVEKKKVGLFSLEMTKEQILERLLCAEAQVDLQRLRDGYLPAAKWGLIAEAAGRLHDAVILVDDASTASVLSIKAKARQMMRRHDGLDLVVVDYLQLVEAGIKSDVREQQIAYISRALKALARELEVPVIACSQLNRAVERRESKRPQLSDLRESGAIEQDADLVVFIYRPDYYDDPDQTGPVAETEIIIAKQRNGPLGKFRLMFHKSSATFYSPTKQGEVVPF
- the gcvPA gene encoding aminomethyl-transferring glycine dehydrogenase subunit GcvPA codes for the protein MNPYLPHTAADIRAMLEAIGVPDVDALFSDVPAAVRDRYRPVGLPPHDELWVQRHLTGLAERSTGRRLIPFLGGGLYDHYIPPVVGHILSRSELSTAYTPYQPEVSQGTLTWMFEYQTMICELTGMEVANASLYDGATALAEAVLMAHRATGGKRILVPRSLHPRAREVLATYAWGAGLTLHEVPYDEDGRLALEGIPDGACALIVQQPNALGVLEDLTGLKDRLGKAFLIAHANPIPLAVIEPPGSFGADVVVGEGQPLGNPLSFGGPLLGFFATRMAHLRRMPGRVSGQTRDVDGKTGYVMTFQTREQHIRREGATSNICTNSALCALAATVYLAAMGQEGLKRVALLSFERAHGLAARIARVPGYQLAFAGPFFHEFVVRCADPVGAVAKLRRAGIAVLPPRVLAPLGIEDGFLVAVTEKRTAEELDRFMSALEGK